From Pseudoalteromonas viridis, one genomic window encodes:
- a CDS encoding immune inhibitor A domain-containing protein, protein MKFSILVLLFAVIANPVVALQLDQQQLRFWLEKHAGRSFSDYEATQRMSAYLSESYGPAIRAPYTGKPPKQPVLLRGYQAASAQPVQGAKILAILIDFPDLPHNDNRLVQGDSDMFYSEYPHSHYQQLIFSNQGFAAPDGKRLNSANQYYQQASGGSFTLSGEVFGWLTAAQNASYYGQRVGTRRDNKVAELVKEAVELAVERYAINLSDYDLTDLNDRDGDGILNEPDGVVDHIMLFHSSIGEEAGGGVLGTDAIWSHRFLVAEDGYTPVSIANSDTRIHNYTINPIDASVGVVVHEFGHELGLIDEYELSNGTIGEPVANWSVMSSGNWLGSLRGSQPVSFSPRNLARLQSKFGGNWVNQVQVDLTQLRDGYQASLSHVGEFSGQTDQLKVTLPASLEYVGEPISGQYQYYSGQGNDKQNRASMTLTLPESETLTLSMRARFDIERGYDFFQVRVNQQPLAGNETKEQHPLYPTVTHYIDGHSGKATGGANGSLVTELSYSLAAYAGETITLEFLYQTDSVEHGLGILLDDITISDGENTIAMADGELAEQLSLHGFSRISRYREGLEQAYYLQLRSHLGIDAGLQGASYMPGVLVWYANENIEDNSTSQHPGEGKILVVDTDQGIILGARGESPAATRIQLRDAPLRLEDQNAGLGDTQLQAVYQFSDTQDYSHPQQPVSGVVLPEYGVTIELLEVTEQYTQAQLQLTASPTAKIHAAVDGLTVSFSISGLTLSTSDTFKWDFGNGNRSELLAPSHQYATQGVYTVTFTRTNSTGEVQSVEQQVTLAAPLELLDTSITGEDGKITASVEYQGGVAPVAVRWALGDGTELEGAQVQHQYDLSGLYQIVVSLEDANGSKVSHAIEQRVTVPLSGEISLTQSGLTANLSMSARGGSGNYAVSWAFGDGQSASGESVSHTYQGAGRYQMTVTIKDLNDNQQVTLTRDISVSDTASSGPAESAGSLFGLSVFLMMLVRIRKRPA, encoded by the coding sequence GTGAAATTCAGCATTTTAGTCCTTCTTTTTGCCGTTATTGCGAACCCTGTCGTGGCTTTGCAATTGGATCAACAGCAATTACGTTTCTGGCTCGAAAAGCATGCCGGGCGAAGCTTTTCTGACTACGAAGCCACGCAGCGCATGTCGGCTTATTTGTCCGAGTCCTACGGGCCTGCAATCAGAGCCCCGTACACAGGCAAACCACCGAAGCAGCCTGTATTGCTCAGAGGCTATCAGGCTGCGTCAGCACAGCCGGTGCAAGGGGCTAAAATATTGGCGATTCTTATAGATTTTCCTGATCTGCCTCATAACGACAATCGCCTGGTGCAGGGCGATTCGGATATGTTTTACTCCGAGTATCCTCACAGCCATTATCAGCAGCTGATTTTCTCAAATCAGGGCTTCGCAGCTCCTGACGGTAAACGACTTAACAGTGCAAATCAGTACTACCAACAAGCTTCGGGTGGCAGTTTTACTTTATCTGGTGAAGTATTCGGGTGGTTAACCGCTGCACAGAATGCCAGCTATTATGGACAAAGAGTCGGTACTCGGCGTGATAACAAGGTAGCAGAACTGGTTAAAGAAGCCGTTGAGCTGGCCGTTGAGCGCTATGCTATTAACCTCAGTGACTATGACCTTACCGATTTGAACGACCGCGACGGCGATGGCATTTTGAATGAACCTGATGGCGTTGTTGACCACATAATGCTGTTTCACTCCAGCATAGGGGAAGAAGCCGGTGGTGGTGTGCTGGGTACGGATGCAATCTGGTCACACCGGTTTTTGGTGGCCGAAGACGGTTATACGCCTGTTAGCATTGCAAATAGTGACACACGGATCCACAACTACACCATTAATCCAATCGATGCGAGTGTGGGCGTGGTTGTTCATGAGTTCGGTCATGAGCTTGGTTTGATAGATGAGTATGAGCTCAGCAATGGCACGATTGGCGAGCCCGTAGCAAATTGGTCGGTGATGTCCAGTGGTAATTGGCTCGGCTCACTGCGCGGCTCTCAACCTGTGTCTTTCTCGCCGCGCAACCTCGCGAGGCTACAAAGCAAGTTTGGTGGTAACTGGGTTAACCAGGTCCAAGTTGACCTCACACAATTGCGTGACGGCTATCAGGCCAGTCTCAGTCATGTTGGGGAGTTCTCAGGGCAAACCGATCAGCTTAAAGTGACATTGCCCGCCAGCCTTGAATATGTGGGAGAGCCGATATCCGGGCAATATCAGTACTACTCTGGGCAGGGGAACGACAAACAGAATCGGGCGAGCATGACACTGACGTTGCCGGAGTCAGAAACGCTGACCCTGAGCATGCGCGCTCGATTTGATATTGAGCGCGGCTATGATTTTTTCCAGGTAAGAGTCAATCAACAGCCACTTGCCGGCAATGAAACCAAGGAGCAGCACCCGCTTTATCCAACAGTGACGCACTATATTGATGGTCACAGCGGCAAGGCTACGGGAGGCGCGAACGGCAGCCTGGTTACTGAACTCAGTTATTCGCTTGCCGCTTACGCAGGCGAAACTATCACCCTGGAATTCCTTTATCAAACCGACAGTGTTGAGCACGGGCTGGGTATTTTGCTGGATGATATCACCATCTCGGATGGAGAAAATACCATCGCGATGGCCGATGGAGAGTTGGCTGAACAGCTGTCTTTGCATGGCTTTAGCAGAATAAGCCGCTATCGCGAAGGGCTGGAGCAGGCCTACTATTTACAGCTCAGATCGCACCTTGGCATAGACGCAGGCCTGCAAGGAGCCAGTTATATGCCTGGGGTGTTAGTTTGGTACGCAAATGAGAATATTGAAGACAATTCAACGTCACAGCATCCGGGTGAAGGTAAGATACTGGTGGTAGATACTGACCAGGGCATTATACTCGGGGCAAGAGGAGAATCTCCGGCAGCGACCCGGATCCAGCTCAGAGATGCGCCGCTGAGGTTAGAAGACCAAAATGCCGGGCTTGGCGATACTCAGCTACAGGCCGTTTATCAGTTCAGTGACACGCAGGACTACAGCCACCCTCAGCAGCCAGTCTCGGGTGTGGTTTTGCCGGAGTATGGCGTAACCATTGAATTACTCGAGGTCACCGAGCAGTACACGCAGGCGCAATTGCAATTGACGGCTTCACCCACAGCGAAAATTCACGCAGCGGTAGACGGTCTCACCGTAAGCTTTTCTATTTCCGGCCTCACCTTGAGTACTTCCGATACATTTAAATGGGACTTTGGTAACGGTAATCGAAGTGAATTATTGGCGCCTTCTCACCAATATGCTACCCAGGGCGTCTACACGGTGACGTTTACACGTACAAATTCCACAGGTGAAGTGCAATCGGTCGAGCAGCAAGTTACTCTGGCTGCCCCATTAGAGTTGCTAGATACCAGCATTACGGGTGAAGATGGCAAGATCACAGCCAGTGTCGAGTATCAGGGTGGCGTTGCGCCTGTGGCCGTTCGCTGGGCGTTGGGAGACGGGACCGAACTGGAAGGGGCGCAGGTTCAGCATCAATATGATTTGTCGGGTCTATACCAGATTGTGGTGTCACTGGAGGATGCCAACGGTAGCAAAGTAAGTCACGCTATTGAGCAAAGAGTCACAGTCCCTTTGAGTGGCGAGATCAGCCTGACACAAAGTGGTTTGACAGCTAACTTGAGCATGTCAGCTCGAGGTGGCTCCGGTAATTACGCGGTTAGCTGGGCGTTTGGGGATGGCCAGAGCGCCAGTGGAGAGTCCGTCAGTCATACCTATCAGGGGGCCGGACGCTATCAGATGACGGTGACTATCAAAGATCTGAATGACAATCAGCAAGTGACGCTAACCCGGGATATTTCCGTGTCTGATACAGCCAGCTCAGGACCAGCTGAGTCTGCAGGCAGCTTGTTTGGACTAAGTGTGTTTCTCATGATGTTAGTCAGGATAAGAAAACGCCCCGCATAA
- a CDS encoding acetolactate synthase 3 large subunit, which yields MSEQFNGSELVVKALTELDVEYIFGYPGGSVLDLYDALFAQNDIEHILVRHEQAATHMADGYARSTGKTGVVLATSGPGATNCVTGIATAYMDSIPMVVLSGQVPSNLIGDDAFQETDIVGCSRPIVKHSFNCRDARQIPTVLAKAFYLANSGRPGPVVVELPKDILNPQLKFGYDMPTRIEMRTYNPSSKGHSRQIKKAVDAILGAKRLVVYSGGGIILSNTSEQLTELVETLNAPVTNTLMGLGGISGTHPNFVGMLGMHGSLEANKAMANADVILALGARFDDRVTNNVKKFCPDATIVHVDVDPTSISKTIQAHIPVVGSLDTVLAQLQHAIEKSALRIDRAAQESWWQQITAWREQRCLAYDIQDDKIKPQTVIEKLYQVTKGEAYICSDVGQHQMFAAQYYPFKHPRQWINSGGLGTMGFGLPAAMGVKVAFPGSDVVCVTGDGSIQMNIQELSTCLQYGLNVKIVSLNNRSLGMVRQWQDMMYGGRHSSSYMESLPDFVALAESYGHVGIRVDHPDELDDALARAFAINDRLVFLDIRVDENEHVYPMQIKLGAIDEMWLKKGVKA from the coding sequence ATGAGTGAGCAATTTAATGGCTCGGAGCTGGTAGTAAAGGCGCTGACCGAGCTGGACGTTGAGTATATATTTGGCTATCCGGGCGGCTCTGTTCTGGATCTTTATGATGCGCTGTTTGCACAAAATGACATTGAACATATACTGGTCCGTCATGAACAAGCAGCCACCCATATGGCCGATGGCTATGCCAGAAGTACCGGTAAAACAGGGGTTGTACTGGCAACCTCAGGCCCAGGCGCAACCAATTGTGTGACAGGTATCGCAACCGCCTATATGGACAGTATTCCTATGGTCGTCCTATCAGGTCAGGTGCCATCCAATTTGATTGGTGATGATGCCTTCCAGGAAACTGACATTGTTGGCTGCTCGCGGCCAATCGTGAAACACAGCTTTAATTGTCGTGACGCAAGGCAAATCCCAACGGTACTGGCCAAAGCATTCTATCTGGCCAACTCGGGCAGACCTGGTCCTGTGGTGGTTGAGCTGCCAAAAGATATACTCAATCCGCAACTCAAGTTTGGTTATGACATGCCCACACGTATCGAGATGCGCACCTATAACCCAAGCTCCAAAGGTCACTCACGGCAAATCAAAAAAGCGGTCGATGCCATTTTGGGTGCTAAAAGGCTGGTCGTCTACTCTGGTGGCGGTATCATATTGTCAAACACCTCTGAGCAACTGACGGAGCTCGTTGAAACGCTGAACGCGCCTGTCACCAACACTTTGATGGGACTTGGTGGGATCAGTGGCACACACCCCAATTTTGTTGGCATGCTGGGTATGCACGGGTCTCTGGAAGCCAATAAGGCCATGGCCAATGCCGATGTAATACTGGCATTGGGCGCGCGATTTGATGATCGGGTCACCAATAACGTGAAGAAGTTTTGCCCAGATGCCACCATAGTCCATGTGGATGTTGACCCGACCTCTATCTCCAAAACCATCCAGGCTCATATTCCAGTTGTTGGTAGCCTGGACACAGTCCTTGCACAGCTGCAACACGCGATAGAAAAAAGCGCGCTGCGTATTGACCGTGCGGCACAGGAATCTTGGTGGCAACAAATTACAGCATGGCGCGAACAACGCTGCCTGGCTTACGATATACAAGACGACAAAATCAAACCGCAAACGGTTATTGAAAAGCTCTATCAGGTTACCAAGGGAGAGGCATACATCTGCTCTGATGTCGGTCAGCATCAGATGTTTGCGGCACAGTACTACCCTTTCAAACACCCAAGGCAATGGATCAATTCAGGTGGCCTGGGTACTATGGGCTTTGGTCTGCCTGCGGCAATGGGCGTTAAAGTTGCTTTCCCTGGTTCAGACGTCGTCTGCGTGACCGGCGACGGCTCGATACAAATGAACATTCAAGAACTGTCTACCTGCCTACAGTACGGCTTAAATGTCAAAATCGTGTCTCTGAACAACCGCTCTTTGGGCATGGTACGTCAGTGGCAGGATATGATGTATGGCGGGCGTCACTCCAGCTCCTATATGGAATCCCTCCCCGACTTCGTGGCACTGGCCGAAAGTTATGGCCATGTTGGGATCCGTGTTGATCACCCCGATGAGCTGGACGATGCACTGGCGCGCGCTTTTGCTATCAACGACCGACTGGTGTTTCTGGATATCCGCGTTGACGAAAATGAACACGTTTATCCAATGCAAATTAAATTA
- a CDS encoding isocitrate dehydrogenase — protein sequence MAKQTITVIRGDGIGPSIIDSAIEILNAAGCEFDYEYVDAGLAALEKTGELLPPETLEAIERNKITLKGPLTTPVGEGFTSINVTLRKHFGLYANVRPVKSFEGTKARYDDIDIITVRENTQGMYSGLGQVVSEDGSEAEAMSKITREGAEKIVTFAYELAQREGRKKVTAVHKANILKSTSGLFLKVAREVGERYPDIESAEMIVDATCMKLVMTPEEFDVVVTTNLFGDIISDLCAGLVGGLGMAPGANIGENAAIFEAVHGSAPDIAGKNLANPTSVILASIQMLEYLDMGETADKIRNAVADVIKSGDRTTRDLGGNHGTTDFTQAVIERL from the coding sequence GTGATCCGTGGCGACGGCATCGGTCCAAGCATCATCGACTCGGCAATTGAAATTTTAAATGCAGCAGGCTGCGAATTCGACTACGAGTACGTTGACGCAGGACTGGCAGCACTGGAAAAAACCGGTGAGCTACTGCCTCCTGAGACGTTAGAAGCCATTGAACGCAACAAAATCACGCTGAAAGGCCCACTTACAACTCCAGTTGGCGAAGGCTTCACATCTATCAACGTAACACTGCGCAAGCACTTTGGCCTTTACGCAAACGTGCGTCCGGTTAAATCTTTCGAAGGCACCAAAGCGCGTTACGACGATATCGATATCATCACTGTACGTGAAAACACTCAAGGCATGTACTCAGGTCTGGGTCAGGTTGTCTCTGAAGATGGCAGCGAAGCCGAAGCTATGTCAAAAATCACACGTGAAGGTGCAGAGAAGATCGTCACGTTTGCATACGAGCTGGCACAGCGTGAAGGCCGTAAGAAAGTAACTGCGGTACACAAAGCGAACATCCTGAAGTCAACTTCTGGCCTGTTCCTGAAAGTAGCGCGTGAAGTTGGCGAGCGTTACCCTGACATCGAGTCTGCGGAAATGATCGTTGATGCAACGTGTATGAAACTGGTTATGACGCCAGAAGAGTTTGACGTTGTTGTAACAACTAACCTGTTTGGTGACATCATTTCTGATCTGTGTGCTGGTCTGGTAGGTGGTCTGGGCATGGCGCCTGGTGCTAACATCGGTGAAAACGCGGCGATTTTTGAAGCTGTACACGGCAGCGCACCAGACATCGCGGGTAAAAACCTGGCAAACCCAACCTCAGTGATCCTGGCTTCTATCCAGATGCTTGAATACCTTGATATGGGTGAGACAGCAGACAAAATCCGCAACGCCGTTGCTGATGTGATCAAATCAGGTGACCGTACTACCCGCGACTTAGGCGGTAACCACGGCACAACTGACTTTACACAAGCGGTTATCGAACGCCTGTAA